One region of Neorhodopirellula lusitana genomic DNA includes:
- a CDS encoding phosphatase PAP2 family protein, with the protein METRLSSRPSSCCRAVASRAVASCALCLAACLLGMVLIGVLFPCRAWPQGLLESSDPPPTRLISPSDSWARMMGDDGGGGGAEDWRFVNADGGAVEALRFDDESLDDWSVAYPMERDFAISGQASGRGTLWQRIKADHAYYYDLHSFKMLAGGFLVGAAIANTQLDQGIQDHFQVSVRGASSDDWFESLHSSKELGNGRYSLPVFAATWAAGAFFDESPALATTGRWGERSLRTFLVGAPSLMVAQRLTGGSRPGEKDRNSRWLPFQDNNGVSGHAFMSAFPFINAAKMTDRPILKSAFYAGSLLGPLSRVNDDDHYPSQVALGWWMAYVATTAIARTEKANDNLVLYPYMADNGAAGGMFEWRF; encoded by the coding sequence ATGGAAACCCGTTTGTCATCCCGTCCTTCGTCGTGCTGCCGAGCGGTTGCAAGCCGAGCGGTTGCAAGTTGTGCGTTGTGTTTGGCAGCGTGCTTGTTGGGCATGGTTTTGATCGGCGTGTTGTTCCCGTGTAGGGCTTGGCCCCAGGGGCTACTCGAGTCCAGTGATCCGCCGCCGACACGACTGATTTCACCGTCGGACAGCTGGGCCAGAATGATGGGCGATGACGGGGGTGGAGGTGGGGCTGAAGACTGGCGCTTCGTTAATGCTGACGGCGGTGCAGTTGAAGCGTTGCGTTTTGACGACGAGTCCCTTGACGACTGGTCGGTTGCCTATCCGATGGAGCGTGACTTTGCGATCTCTGGTCAGGCGTCGGGTCGGGGAACGTTGTGGCAGCGGATCAAGGCGGACCACGCTTATTACTACGACTTGCATTCGTTCAAGATGCTTGCTGGTGGGTTCTTGGTCGGGGCTGCGATCGCTAACACACAGCTTGACCAAGGGATCCAAGATCACTTTCAAGTCAGCGTTCGCGGCGCATCGAGTGACGATTGGTTTGAGTCACTTCACTCCAGCAAGGAGTTGGGCAACGGGAGGTACTCATTACCGGTCTTCGCCGCGACGTGGGCAGCGGGAGCGTTCTTTGACGAGTCGCCAGCTTTGGCAACGACTGGACGATGGGGCGAACGGTCGTTACGAACATTCTTGGTGGGCGCGCCGTCCCTGATGGTCGCTCAGCGATTGACGGGCGGATCACGGCCTGGTGAAAAGGATCGGAATTCGCGTTGGTTGCCATTCCAAGACAATAATGGCGTTAGCGGCCATGCCTTCATGTCCGCTTTTCCATTCATCAACGCTGCAAAGATGACTGACCGTCCAATCTTGAAGTCCGCTTTCTATGCAGGCTCTCTGCTTGGGCCGCTTTCCCGCGTTAATGATGACGATCATTACCCTTCTCAGGTCGCGTTGGGATGGTGGATGGCTTACGTTGCGACCACGGCGATCGCTCGGACTGAAAAGGCGAATGACAACCTGGTGTTGTATCCGTACATGGCTGATAATGGAGCGGCGGGCGGCATGTTCGAGTGGCGGTTTTGA
- a CDS encoding efflux RND transporter permease subunit, which yields MLERLIEFSLRNRFLVIIGTVLMAGLGIRSALLLPIDAVPDLTNTQVTVITAAGSLPPVEVERQVTYPIEWTMGGLPNVDEVRSISKFGLSVITIVFNEGTDVYFANQQVNQRLSAAMASLPAGYGPPELGPMTTALGEILQFEVRGDSKSPMELRTLLEWDISPKLRQVDGVTEINVMGGFYKTFEVRPDPNELTAQGLTLETLFARIEAANANAGGGYVIHHDEQRFIRGQALLSGVDDLRNIVIRRSTNGSPLLLSDVADVSIAPMPRQGAVSRDGRGEAVTGMVMMRIGENSRDVVSRVKERIAEVQQTLPNDVRLEVIYDREELIDRTLYTVMKNLLEGGVLVAIVLLVTLGSLRAGIIVALAIPLSMLFASNVMLATGISASLMSLGAIDFGLIVDSSVIMVENCVRRLSLKRDSKSRLAIIRDACMEVRGPTMFGELIIAVVYVPVLLLEGTEGKMFRPMALTVLFALFGSFVLSMTLMPALASLSLPKNPHDHDLWPIRMLKKVYLPLVRTAVGSPFATAVVAACLFAVSVPVAMNLGAEFMPRLNEGDLLVEAVRLPSASLEGAEAMAKQVETELLKLPEIKTVFTKTGRPEIANDVMGVHQSDVWVMLNPPATWPNPKSREELITDMEAVLTQSVPGVAFGFTQPIEMRVDELVAGVKADVAVLLYGDDLETLSSKAKKIERVLRSVPGSADVKADIQSTLAALTIEPDRDALARYGIDAQQVMDVVDALGGRPVGEVLDGRARFPIRVRFAESWRSKVDQLKHLPVATAGGKPVPLYELASIRLEQTPPTVEHENGRRRTFVSANVRGRDVASFVADAQAAVAKEVSLPAGYELRWGGDFENLQSASRRLAIITPIVLVVIFLLLFTSFGSARLALLIFLCVPIAASGGVFALMLRDMPFSIAAGVGFIALFGVAVLNGLVWVSDAEHHRKRGDSLRDAAYSAADDRLRPVLMTAMVASLGFLPMALSTSDGAELQRPLATVVIGGLVTSTLLTCVVIPAIYPWFASKGEGEAGLADSKNLASE from the coding sequence ATGTTGGAACGACTAATCGAATTTTCCCTGCGAAACCGCTTCCTGGTCATCATTGGCACTGTTCTGATGGCTGGGCTGGGGATCCGCAGCGCGCTGTTGTTGCCGATCGATGCGGTTCCCGATTTGACAAACACGCAGGTGACCGTCATCACGGCGGCAGGATCGCTGCCGCCGGTTGAGGTTGAACGGCAGGTTACTTATCCAATCGAATGGACAATGGGTGGACTGCCCAATGTCGACGAGGTCCGCAGTATTTCCAAGTTCGGATTGTCTGTTATCACGATCGTGTTTAACGAAGGCACGGACGTTTATTTTGCCAACCAACAAGTCAACCAACGACTTTCGGCGGCCATGGCGAGTCTGCCTGCCGGGTACGGTCCGCCAGAGTTGGGACCGATGACGACGGCGCTTGGGGAAATTCTGCAATTCGAAGTTCGTGGCGATTCGAAGTCGCCGATGGAATTGCGGACTTTGTTGGAGTGGGACATTTCACCGAAGCTTCGTCAGGTGGATGGAGTGACGGAGATCAATGTGATGGGCGGGTTCTATAAGACGTTCGAAGTCCGACCCGATCCGAATGAGTTGACGGCTCAGGGTTTGACACTGGAAACGCTTTTTGCGCGGATTGAAGCGGCCAATGCGAATGCGGGTGGCGGCTATGTGATCCATCACGACGAGCAACGGTTCATTCGCGGGCAAGCGTTGTTGAGTGGTGTGGACGACCTGCGGAATATCGTGATCCGGCGAAGCACGAATGGTTCGCCTTTGTTGTTGTCCGACGTTGCTGACGTTTCAATCGCGCCGATGCCCCGGCAAGGCGCGGTCAGTCGGGACGGTCGTGGGGAAGCGGTGACGGGCATGGTGATGATGCGAATCGGTGAGAATTCTCGCGACGTGGTTAGCCGTGTGAAAGAGCGTATTGCGGAAGTCCAGCAAACGCTTCCCAACGACGTCCGATTGGAAGTAATTTACGATCGTGAAGAACTCATTGACCGTACCTTGTACACGGTGATGAAGAACTTGTTGGAAGGCGGCGTGTTGGTCGCGATTGTGTTGTTGGTCACGTTGGGTAGTTTGCGGGCGGGGATCATCGTGGCCCTGGCGATTCCGTTGTCGATGTTGTTCGCGTCGAACGTCATGTTGGCTACTGGTATTTCCGCCAGTTTGATGAGTCTGGGGGCGATCGACTTTGGTTTGATTGTCGACTCTTCGGTCATCATGGTTGAAAATTGCGTGCGGCGATTGTCTTTGAAGCGTGACAGTAAGTCTCGATTGGCCATCATTCGTGACGCTTGTATGGAAGTTCGTGGACCGACCATGTTCGGGGAACTGATCATCGCGGTTGTCTACGTGCCTGTTTTGTTGTTGGAAGGCACCGAAGGCAAAATGTTCCGGCCGATGGCGTTGACCGTGCTGTTCGCGTTGTTCGGTTCATTTGTCTTGTCGATGACGTTGATGCCGGCTTTGGCTTCTTTGTCGCTTCCCAAAAATCCGCATGACCATGATTTGTGGCCGATCCGGATGTTAAAGAAGGTTTACCTACCGCTGGTGCGAACGGCCGTTGGATCGCCGTTTGCCACTGCTGTTGTGGCTGCGTGTCTGTTTGCGGTTAGTGTCCCGGTGGCGATGAATTTGGGGGCGGAGTTCATGCCGCGTTTGAATGAGGGTGACCTGTTGGTCGAAGCGGTTCGGCTGCCGAGTGCTTCGCTGGAAGGGGCCGAGGCGATGGCGAAGCAGGTTGAAACCGAACTGCTGAAGTTGCCTGAGATCAAGACGGTGTTTACCAAAACCGGTCGCCCGGAAATTGCGAACGATGTGATGGGCGTGCATCAAAGCGATGTTTGGGTGATGTTGAACCCGCCAGCGACTTGGCCGAACCCGAAGTCTCGGGAGGAATTAATCACAGACATGGAAGCCGTGTTAACGCAAAGTGTTCCAGGCGTCGCGTTCGGATTTACTCAGCCGATCGAGATGCGAGTCGATGAGTTGGTGGCGGGCGTCAAGGCCGACGTTGCCGTGTTGTTGTATGGTGACGATTTGGAAACACTGTCTAGCAAAGCGAAGAAGATCGAACGTGTGTTGCGAAGTGTGCCGGGTTCGGCCGACGTGAAGGCTGATATCCAGTCAACGCTTGCGGCTCTCACGATCGAACCGGATCGAGACGCGCTGGCGAGATATGGGATCGATGCGCAACAGGTCATGGACGTTGTCGATGCGTTGGGCGGCCGTCCGGTAGGTGAAGTGTTGGACGGGCGAGCCCGGTTCCCGATTCGCGTTCGGTTCGCCGAAAGCTGGCGGTCGAAGGTTGATCAGCTAAAGCACTTGCCGGTTGCGACGGCGGGCGGGAAGCCGGTGCCGTTGTACGAACTCGCTAGCATTCGGTTGGAGCAAACGCCGCCGACGGTCGAGCACGAAAACGGCCGGCGACGAACTTTCGTGTCGGCGAACGTGCGCGGCCGCGATGTGGCCTCCTTCGTTGCCGATGCGCAGGCGGCGGTCGCGAAAGAAGTCTCGTTGCCGGCCGGTTACGAGCTTCGTTGGGGCGGTGATTTTGAGAACCTGCAATCCGCCAGTCGTCGCTTGGCGATCATCACGCCGATTGTGCTGGTGGTGATCTTCTTGCTTCTGTTCACCTCGTTCGGCTCCGCGCGATTGGCGTTGCTGATCTTCTTATGCGTGCCGATTGCGGCCAGCGGCGGTGTGTTTGCGTTGATGTTGCGAGACATGCCTTTTAGCATTGCAGCTGGGGTGGGGTTCATTGCCCTGTTTGGCGTCGCCGTGTTGAACGGATTGGTTTGGGTGAGTGACGCTGAGCACCATCGCAAGCGTGGAGATTCACTTCGTGATGCGGCCTACAGTGCTGCGGACGATCGATTGCGGCCGGTGCTGATGACCGCCATGGTGGCCAGCTTGGGGTTCTTGCCGATGGCACTGTCGACCAGTGACGGAGCCGAGTTGCAGCGTCCGCTGGCGACGGTCGTGATTGGCGGTTTGGTCACCAGCACGCTGCTGACTTGTGTCGTCATCCCCGCAATTTATCCATGGTTTGCGTCCAAGGGAGAGGGTGAAGCCGGATTGGCTGATTCGAAGAATTTAGCTAGCGAATAG
- a CDS encoding efflux RND transporter periplasmic adaptor subunit, giving the protein MSTTGWFAWSSYYGSGSGSSIKEDVDGNESLSSQVVQDAQRVTLTDVKLRSAGIRTEPVKRGDLMLTRALPARFLYDDSRHVSLRTPTDGILESVLVKTGDRVDRDQPVAVLRSPSIGAARNRILASQTDLALAKRAYRWEADIHDGVAQLAKLIRAGESVEAIKKDLGGMTLGDFGGQLLTAYSKSKLASSLAGAIGNAADRGAVSGRLVQQRLSEQQQTESELAAVIEQSLFQTQQSLAKADAQVRESERALTIAQQTLGTLLGATANSTSGLDVSPNDPDVSRLTIKSPMSGTVELKAFSATERVKEQDELFVIADTTGLWIEADIRGRDWSSINVTEGDTVMVLTPSVNAPPQTATVYFLGRQVDPNSGAIPLVAQIDNTAGHFRPGLFARMEVPTQTIVDAIVVPESAVVDLDGQASVFVVDGDGFSPVAVELGSQTDERVEIRSGLSVGQAVVVAGAFALKSELLLEGEE; this is encoded by the coding sequence GTGAGCACGACAGGCTGGTTTGCTTGGAGTTCCTACTACGGGTCAGGTTCTGGCAGTTCCATTAAAGAGGATGTGGACGGCAATGAATCACTTTCTTCTCAAGTTGTTCAGGACGCTCAACGTGTCACCCTAACCGACGTGAAGTTGCGCAGCGCCGGGATTCGTACAGAGCCGGTTAAACGAGGTGACTTGATGCTGACGCGAGCGTTGCCAGCGAGGTTTCTGTACGACGATTCACGCCATGTGTCACTGCGAACGCCAACGGATGGGATTCTGGAATCGGTGTTGGTGAAAACGGGAGACCGGGTCGATCGGGACCAGCCTGTTGCCGTGCTACGCAGTCCATCAATCGGAGCAGCGCGGAACCGAATCTTGGCCAGTCAAACCGATCTTGCGCTCGCCAAGAGAGCTTACCGGTGGGAGGCGGATATCCATGACGGCGTGGCTCAACTTGCCAAGCTGATTCGTGCGGGCGAGTCGGTCGAGGCGATTAAAAAGGATCTGGGTGGTATGACGCTTGGTGATTTTGGTGGCCAATTGCTTACCGCGTATAGCAAGTCAAAACTCGCGTCCAGTCTGGCCGGCGCGATTGGCAACGCTGCCGACCGGGGCGCGGTTAGCGGTCGGTTGGTTCAGCAGCGGTTGAGCGAACAACAGCAAACGGAATCGGAGTTAGCGGCGGTCATTGAACAGTCCTTGTTCCAAACACAGCAGTCGCTCGCCAAAGCAGACGCGCAGGTTCGTGAGTCGGAGCGTGCTTTGACAATTGCACAACAAACGCTCGGGACGTTGTTGGGGGCCACCGCGAACTCGACGAGTGGACTGGATGTATCGCCCAATGACCCAGATGTCTCGCGATTGACGATCAAGTCACCGATGTCCGGAACAGTCGAGTTGAAAGCCTTTTCAGCGACTGAACGAGTGAAGGAACAGGATGAACTGTTTGTGATCGCCGACACGACCGGCTTGTGGATCGAGGCTGATATTCGCGGGCGAGACTGGAGTTCGATCAACGTGACGGAGGGTGACACCGTCATGGTGCTGACCCCGTCGGTCAACGCACCTCCGCAGACCGCGACGGTGTACTTCTTGGGACGCCAAGTGGATCCGAATTCGGGAGCGATCCCGTTGGTCGCGCAAATTGATAATACCGCCGGGCATTTTCGGCCGGGGTTGTTCGCACGGATGGAGGTCCCGACACAGACGATTGTCGATGCCATCGTGGTTCCTGAATCGGCCGTTGTGGATCTCGATGGCCAGGCCAGCGTGTTCGTTGTGGACGGTGATGGTTTTTCACCAGTCGCCGTGGAGTTGGGATCGCAAACGGACGAACGGGTCGAGATTCGCAGCGGGTTATCGGTGGGGCAAGCCGTCGTTGTGGCGGGGGCGTTTGCGCTGAAGAGCGAGCTGCTTTTGGAAGGGGAGGAGTGA